The Myripristis murdjan chromosome 8, fMyrMur1.1, whole genome shotgun sequence genomic sequence GGACAAACAGAGGAAGCCACTGTGGAGATTTTCAGGCTTGACTGATGTACAGTGTGTCATTATCGACGGACACAGGCCACAGAGAGGTCAAATAAAGTCACCCTTTCTCATCTGATGGAAGTCTTGGATACATGGAAATGACACCACAAAACAAGAGACTTGAGTTGCACCATTTGTGTGGCTGTGGAGGAATGACATGATTAGTGGGTGAAAGTCTGCAGTCCCTGCTGTGATTGCAGCATTTTCTGCATGGATTGTACTGTAAAATAGACTCAGAGCACCAGATGTCCAGACATTACAGCCAGGGTCCATACACATCAGGTATCTTAGAATTTGAATGCTGCACTGCTTCTTACATGATATTCATGTTCAGagggtcatgtgacctcacCAGTGATCCTAGATCAGTATTTCTATTCTGATATCTCATGCATATTGGCCCAGATCTTTCTGTCTGACAGTGTAAACCAAATCATCCCCTGAAATGTAAGATGCCAATGGACATTCACATTGATGCTGTTTGTACTTGTTTGCCCCTCATTTGTCCCGTAATCATCTGTGCTCATATCAGATAAAACCGTTCAGGCTACAAGGCAACAGGATGCAATATATTTTTCACACCTGCATCCTCTGACACTTTAAGGCCTTAATGTAAACTGTGTGCAAAACAACTTGCAGAGTTCCTGTTTTAAAATTCTTAGACAACTGGATAGATACATTACACCAAAATGATGCCGCTCACTATTTGGAGACTCATATCTAAACTTACCCActattataattttgttttccgCATACTTTAAAACCTGTTGTTAGTGACTCTCTAGGTGTGTACTGGAAAGCCTTTGCCATTAGTTAACCTTTATCTGAATACACTTATGTTAATTCTAACAACGGGCACTTGTGGAATGTAAAGCACATTTCCCCTCACTTGTGTGACAATACTTCAGGATTTTGTTGATAAGGATAATGCCAGTCAACAGATGTACAATATTTGAATACACCTTCATGAACTGTAATTCAGTGTGTACAAATTAAAGGTTCAAAGTTGCCATCACAGATTTATACAGGTTGTACTTGAATTCTGTTTTGTAAATGACAATTTGACAGCTACAGTCCAAACTTATAACTACAATCCTgattgagaaaataattttataattGACACTGAAAGTTACCTTTTTTCTATCCTGTCAACTTGGCATGAAACAGTGATTTGTTGCCACACATTCATCACAAACTACAATACAATATCCAAtaataaatctttatttttattggtcACAACAGTTATTTGACAGGACAGATAGCTGAAAGCACAAAGATTTCCCTCGCTGCTGCTCGAGGTGGGGGCAaaaaggtcaaagttcaacCTCTGAGGGTCTGATGGTTACTTGAGGGGGAGTGGCTTAATGGTACTTCCTCCAGCGGTCATGCTCTGTTAAGACAAGAGAAAACAGTGGACAGGTGagagaatgaagaaaaagaTGTAATGATTAAACCAACAACATGGACgtacagtttttaaattaacaACACATAGCCAGTTTGAGATGCTCATGACTTATGTACTGTAAATCTTACAAATTAACTATCCATTTAAATCTCCGTTATCCATTTAAGATGTGACACGTACTCTTAGAAACTGGTTCGTAGCAGCAGAAGTAATGAGACCTGaggaatgcgtgtgtgtgcttttcttaCTGATGTGATCGTATTCCCAGACGTAGCTGAGGACCACGTAACCAGCCAGCAGCATAGCTACACCACCGATGCCTCCCTTCTTCACGTTGATGTATTTGTTGTAGTATCTGTCATGGcctgaggagagaggaacaCTAGTTACAGCAGGCACAACAGCACAAACCGCTAAATTTACTGCTACTTGTCAGGGCGAGAAAATTAAATGAGATTCATGAGCAGTCttcatgctgttttttcagTAATTGTGCATCAGATGACGAGTTGTGTGCAAGGGGTGACAATTCTGCAGGTTAGAGGTTGGAGGCATAAAAAAGTTCATTGGCTTGAATCCTGCTCAAATCCAGGTGCAGTGAATACACTCTCCCATCCTTGAACAAATATCAGAAAATGACCTTAACTTAGTCAGAGCATATGAGTACAACACATGTTCCAGAATATTTAGTATTTACTGTTAAGTATTTAAAAATGCCGAGTGAAGTAGGTTTGCAAAGTCTTTTCTGACATGAATGTTAGTGTTGTGATTTGCATTCAACTAATTGAGACAGTCCAAACCAAGGCATCATGTTTCTGATGCACACGCAATAGCTTTATTGTGATATAATCCAGTTCCTCACCCCTGCGGACGGCTGAGATGATGCCGTTGGGGGTGAAGTCTCGACTTCCGAGCCAAGATCCCAGCTGGTTCAGCTTCACATCCATCAGCCGCTTCTCAGCCACGGGAACTGCCCAACAAGAATGGAGACAACAACACAGTCACATTAAACCTCCTCACTGACGAATACACATGCAGCACAAACCCCAGTGTTGGTGCTTCCTTCTGATGGAGACAAGCCTTTAGTgattaaaatatacagtatagtTCCAGTCATCTGCCCTGATTGCAAAGATGTGCAacaccaaatgtttttttcaaagatgGCAAAATCATTTGAGTGGTCATTTTCTAGACAGATAGATCTACTTTGTTAATCCCAAATTGGAAAATTGTCATGTTACAGCAACAGGTTGTCCAGAAATTGCACAGGGACAACAGTagacaacacaaaataaacctCCCAACTCCAGGAGAAATATAGATGTTAAATTAGTAAACATatgtagtaaaataaaatgtatcaattaaaaatataaggaaaaaaaaactatgcatACCGTACAAGAATagttaacaaaaataaaataaaataaaatatgctaAAACATATCTGTAGAGTATCAATAGGCTTTGCATAGACTATATGTgcaatgaaatatatctgcaaaatatctatagaatagaatatttTGCCTCACTGGTTAATGTTAGGCACGATTAGAGAAGGTCTATCAGAATGAATGTGAGTCAGTCAGGTCATGACTTCGCCATCCTAGGGAGAAAATATTGATGTACAACAGCAAATGAATGACACACCTGTGACCGCATCACAATGACTTTACACCTTAAAACAATTAATTTACACCTTTAATAAGCTCATTAAACCGGGGCTCGTGTGTTGCTTAGCAACACTCTGCTCGGCTAGCGGGGGCCCCAGCCTCTCACTGTCCGCCAGGCTCATTAAAGTGACATTCAGCCACAGACTGTGAATTCATGTCTCACTCCAGTCTGACAACCTTTATAAAGTTCATTTAGCCGAATAAAAACCCTGCCGACGGTCTGCGGTCAGTGTGATCCACGGCCCATGCCAGGCCTTTTAGTCCAGacttagtttgttttttaatttgaaacttTTTCAGTCGAAATCTGACAAAACCCTGGTGGAGTTTGGTGAGGAACCCGAGTGAAATTCCTCTCTGCTGTAAACACCAAATGTGCTGTTAGTGATGCTGAGGGGACAAAGTACTGAACAtgtttttatagatttttttccccccacagtaCCTATTTTGTGTTGAGAATAACTTCAACAAAAATTAGACAAAGATTTcacgctaaaaaaaaaaaaaaaaaaaaagcctgacatATTActcaaacagcattttttcaGCAGACGAATCTTATCTACCcaattaattgattattattttttatagccATAAAATAATTTAGCTTAAAATAAATCACCCTCCtcttacatttttaaacattccgagttaaaaaaaattttgactacttaaaattcaaaactcagaaatcacaaactgGCAAAACCGTTAAATTACTCAGACATTTCACATTTACCCTAATTACTTAACACACTCTGGAGGTTTCTTCCTTATTTTAATGttcattataatttattttaatattaattctATCCTGAAGTATCTTTACAGCAATAATCGAAACGAAAAATTTATGTCACATGTATATTTAATGTACTTTACTtgaatttattcaaataaaggAGCAGCAATGGTGTCGGTGCAGGGGCTGTTAGCTAGGCTACCGGGCAGGCTAGCTGACATTACCGGCTCTCTAACGTTTTGTCTGCTTATATTTCATACCGAGGACCTTGTTGTGATTATTTCAGTCCATTCGTGAGCTGACCGGCCGTCTGTAGATAGCAGCTAAGTGTCGACACGCAGCTCTGAGATTATAACTCTGAAACTGGCAATGACAGTCAAAGTCCTTGACGTGACTCGGTGTCCGCGGCTTCACGGCGGCCTCGCGTCACACGCAGTGCACGAGCACACGGCTTGatttaataaacaaacacacaccacgcGTGAAAAATGTACTCGACACATTAAAAGCACGGCGCGGAATCATTAGTAAAGAGTAATAAAGTGACCGTTTTGACAGAGGGCACACTCGGTTACCTGCTTTGTCCGCCATCTTGATCCGTGCAGGGTGCTCGGTGCAGGGAACGATGGGAATAAAAGGGAGCGGAGTGCATTATGGGAGGAGTTGTAGTTCTTTCTTTGCCCGCTGGGGGTCAGCAGAGGAAGCGAAAGCAGCCAGCAGGAGCGATCAGCGTGCTGTGGCTGTTTCCAGTCACTCACATCTGCCCTgccatttattaaaaatcacaATGAGGCGGTCTGCGCTGCTCAGCCTGCTGATAAATGAGTTCGTGTCAGAGCTCATCCGTTTTGAAACAGCATCAACACTGCTCATTCCTACAGATCTGCTCAAGTTTTCTTCATCATCTATGAAAGGGATCATTTTCCAGGCGGCGCATACACTGGTGTAGCTGAAGATACAGTGAAGATCTTATTTTGgctggtggctgtgtgtgtgagtggaagAGGAGGTGTTGTATTAGTTAAGCTCCATTCCCAACCCGCCCACAGATCaatacccctctctctctctctctctcgctctctctctctctctcacacacacacacaaacacacacacagtgaatctGGGACTTTAGTAGTGGATTTGGCCCTCAGCCCAGTCCAAGCAACCTCTCTGCTTTATTAGAGTCATTCTCCTGCTTCCCTTTAATGACTTTCATTAGATGGAGGACTCATGTAGATGTCCGCCcccctttcattctctctctctatccctctgtcGCTCACCACGCACTCGCACTCGCCGGCTCCCGCTCCCTAGACCCTGTCTAATTTGTCTATCTTTTATAATTAGGGAAGAGTAGATGTGGCCTGTGTTCTGTGGCTCGGTGTGTTTGAGCGTGTGGATGGTCGGGGGAGGGAGTGGGCATTGGTGAATCTTTaccaggtttcattttttttttaatgttgatgaTTCAGCTCTCCATACTGCACGTTGACCCACACGTTTTCtttcagcctctcctctcctattatatccctttcctttccttcc encodes the following:
- the atp5mf gene encoding ATP synthase F(0) complex subunit f, mitochondrial — translated: MADKAVPVAEKRLMDVKLNQLGSWLGSRDFTPNGIISAVRRGHDRYYNKYINVKKGGIGGVAMLLAGYVVLSYVWEYDHIKHDRWRKYH